A genomic stretch from Asterias rubens chromosome 7, eAstRub1.3, whole genome shotgun sequence includes:
- the LOC117292571 gene encoding UPF0193 protein EVG1 homolog gives MSAGRSRNVAKGGMMNSQTPQLSGETQQLLKVMMQESKLNSFQQKQLQKAMKEGGPLPMRCHPSTSKIAAAPAPPKPKSHRVDPKCHNGGLRMKEDIEQSGAYERQQYRPSPQKSMAKEKSKLQNIMTYGEDQKPMTEERRRQILRIPTPEPEKDRFDELEAEIKDRAEFLEDMTRLGKDKEYKTIIATEISQKLREMEVIDKKRTAQLQKAIEVKQKESATSLPTEEGDCK, from the exons ATGTCGGCCGGGAGATCGAGAAATGTCGCCAAAGGCGGAATGATGAACTCACAAACGCCACAATTAAGCGGCGAAACTCAACAGTTATTAAAAG TTATGATGCAGGAGTCCAAACTGAACAGCTTCcaacaaaaacagttacaaaaagCTATGAAAG AGGGAGGTCCTTTACCAATGAGGTGCCATCCATCTACAAGTAAAATAGCAGCTGCACCAGCACCACCAAAACCCAAGAGTCACCGGGTTGACCCCAAATGTCACAATGGTGGGCTACGAATGAAGGAAGATATTGAACAATCAGGAGCATATGAAAGGCAACAATACCGACCAAGTCCACAAA agtcAATGGCTAAAGAGAAAAGCAAGCTGCAGAATATCATGACATACGGTGAAGACCAGAAGCCTATGACTGAGGAGAGAAGGAGGCAGATCCTTAGGATCCCAACACCGGAACCAGAGAAGGATAGATTTGATGAGT TGGAAGCTGAGATCAAGGATCGAGCTGAATTTCTTGAAGACATGACACGTCTGGGAAAAGACAAGGAGTATAAGACCATCATAGCCACAGAAATATCACAG aaactACGTGAAATGGAAGTCATAGACAAGAAGAGGACGGCACAACTCCAAAAAGCTATCGAAGTCAAACAAAAAGAATCTGCAACTTCTTTACCGACGGAGGAAGGCGATTGTAAATGA